From a single Physeter macrocephalus isolate SW-GA unplaced genomic scaffold, ASM283717v5 random_455, whole genome shotgun sequence genomic region:
- the RUNDC1 gene encoding RUN domain-containing protein 1: MNLNEDLSSLSTEELRQRVDVAVAQIVNPARVKEQLVEQLKTQIRDLEMFISFIQDEVGSPLQTGSGHCECKASGKTGNCSCRTGSSRPPPGNSKTKAEDMKRVRETGLHLMRRVLAVLQIFAVSQFGCATGQIPQTLWQRDQADRDYSPLLKRLEVSVDRVKQLALRHQAHDHFSSSAGLQDLSLGGKDELTMAVRKELTVAVRDLLAHGLYASSPGMSLVMAPIACLLPAFSSAPEAMHPWELFVKYYHAKNGRAYVESPARKLSQSFALPVMGGTVVTPKQSLLTAIHVVLTEHDPFKRSADSELKALVCMALNEQRLVSWVNLICKSGSLIEPHYQPWSYMAHTGFESALNLLSRLSSLKFSLPVDLAVRQLKNIKDAF, encoded by the exons ATGAATCTGAATGAGGACCTCAGTTCACTGTCCACTGAGGAGCTTCGGCAGCGTGTGGATGTAGCTGTAGCTCAGATCGTCAACCCAGCCCGAGTGAAAGAACAGCTGGTTGAGCAGCTGAAAACTCAGATCCGAGACCTCGAGATGTTCATCAGCTTCATCCAAG ATGAAGTAGGAAGCCCATTACAGACAGGTAGTGGACACTGTGAGTGCAAGGCCAGTGGGAAGACAGGAAACTGCTCCTGCAGAACTGGCAGCAGCAGACCACCTCCAGGAAACAGCAAAA CGAAGGCAGAAGACATGAAGAGAGTTCGGGAGACGGGGCTGCACCTGATGCGGCGAGTGCTGGCAGTGCTCCAGATCTTTGCTGTTAGCCAGTTCGGTTGCGCCACGGGCCAGATCCCGCAGACCCTGTGGCAGAGGGACCAGGCTGACAGGGACTACTCTCCCTTACTGAAGAGGCTGGAGGTGTCAGTAGACAGGGTGAAGCAGCTGGCCTTGAGGCACCAGGCGCACGACCACTTCAGCAGCTCCGCCGGCCTCCAGGACCTCTCTCTGGGAGGCAAGGACGAGCTGACCATGGCTGTGCGGAAGGAGCTGACTGTGGCCGTGAGGGACCTGCTGGCCCATGGACTGTACGCCTCCTCACCGGGGATGAGCCTCGTCATGGCCCCCATTGCCTGTCTGCTGCCGGCCTTCTCCTCGGCCCCCGAGGCCATGCACCCCTGGGAGCTCTTTGTAAAGTACTACCACGCTAAGAATGGCCGTGCTTACGTGGAATCCCCCGCCCGGAAGCTCTCACAGTCCTTCGCCCTGCCTGTCATGGGAGGCACTGTGGTGACACCCAAGCAGAGCCTGCTGACAGCCATTCACGTGGTGCTGACGGAGCACGACCCTTTTAAGCGCAGTGCAGACTCGGAGCTGAAGGCCTTGGTGTGCATGGCACTGAATGAGCAGCGTCTCGTGTCCTGGGTGAACCTCATCTGCAAGTCGGGGTCGCTCATCGAGCCCCACTACCAGCCCTGGAGCTACATGGCACACACGGGCTTTGAGAGCGCCCTCAACCTGCTTAGCCGCCTCAGCAGCCTCAAGTTCAGCCTCCCCGTAGACCTGGCTGTGCGCCAGCTCAAGAACATCAAAGATGCCTTTTGA
- the RPL27 gene encoding large ribosomal subunit protein eL27, with the protein MGKFMKPGKVVLVLAGRYSGRKAVIVKNIDDGTSDRPYSHALVAGIDRYPRKVTAAMGKKKIAKRSKIKSFVKVYNYNHLMPTRYSVDIPLDKTVVNKDVFRDPALKRKARREAKVKFEERYKTGKNKWFFQKLRF; encoded by the exons ATGGGCAAGTTCATGAAACCCGGGAAGGTGGTGCTGGTCCTGGCCGGTCGCTACTCCGGACGCAAAGCGGTCATCGTGAAG AACATTGATGATGGCACCTCAGACCGACCCTACAGCCATGCTCTGGTGGCTGGAATTGATCGCTATCCTCGCAAAGTGACAGCTGCCATGGGCAAGAAGAAAATTGCCAAGAGGTCAAAGATCAAGTCTTTCGTGAAAGTTTATAATTATAATCACCTCATGCCCACAAG GTACTCTGTGGATATCCCCTTGGACAAAACTGTTGTCAACAAGGATGTCTTCAGAGACCCTGCTCTCAAACGCAAGGCCCGACGAGAGGCCAAGGTCAAGTTTGAGGAGAG ATACAAGACCGGCAAGAACAAATGGTTCTTTCAGAAGCTGCGGTTTTAG
- the IFI35 gene encoding interferon-induced 35 kDa protein isoform X4, protein MALQALQEEQAKLKTRLQELKRKLRDNPQDKVPFPVPEATLVFRGDIQQGKETAKSVVSHLRICYPLPGGSALVTFDDPNVAKQVLQQTEHTINVEGFRLRVQVQPLELPMLTTIQVSSQMNEQRVLVSGFPAGLKLSEEELLDKLEIFFGKSKNGGGDVETRELLQGSVMLGFAKDTVAQHLCQTGQFTVPLGKQQFPLRVSPYMSGKIQKAEVSSLPVPHSALVLNIPDVLDGPELQDVLEIHFQKPTHGGGEVEAVTVMPLGQQGLAVFTAKLG, encoded by the exons ATG GCCCTCCAAGCCCTTCAGGAGGAACAGGCCAAACTAAAGACCAGGCTACAGGAGCTGAAAAGGAAGCTCAGGGACAACCCCCAAGACAAG gtcCCATTCCCAGTGCCTGAGGCCACCCTAGTGTTCCGAGGAGACATTCAGCAGGGCAAGGAAACGGCCAAGTCTGTGGTTTCTCACCTGCGGATCTGTTACCCTCTGCCTGGAGGCTCTGCTCTGGTCACCTTTGATGACCCCAATG TGGCCAAGCAGGTGCTGCAGCAAACGGAGCACACGATCAATGTGGAAGGGTTCCGACTGCGGGTGCAGGTCCAGCCCTTGGAGCTGCCCATGCTGACCACCATCCAG GTGTCCAGCCAGATGAATGAACAGAGAGTACTGGTCAGTGGGTTTCCTGCCGGGCTTAAGCTAAGCGAGGAGGAGCTGCTGGACAAGTTGGAGATCTTCTTTGGCAAGAGCAAGAACGGGGGTGGCGACGTGGAGACGCGGGAACTGCTGCAAGGCAGCGTCATGCTGGGCTTCGCTAAGGATACGG TGGCCCAGCACCTGTGCCAGACGGGCCAGTTCACAGTGCCACTGGGTAAGCAGCAGTTCCCTCTGAGAGTCTCTCCCTACATGAGTGGAAAGATCCAGAAGGCTGAG GTCAGCTCCCTGCCAGTGCCCCACTCGGCGCTGGTGCTCAACATTCCCGATGTCCTGGATGGCCCGGAGCTACAAGACGTGCTGGAGATCCACTTCCAGAAGCCCACccatgggggcggggaggtggaaGCCGTGACAGTCATGCCCCTGGGACAGCAGGGCCTGGCGGTCTTCACTGCCAAGTTGGGCTAG
- the IFI35 gene encoding interferon-induced 35 kDa protein isoform X3, with protein MALQALQEEQAKLKTRLQELKRKLRDNPQDKVPFPVPEATLVFRGDIQQGKETAKSVVSHLRICYPLPGGSALVTFDDPNVAKQVLQQTEHTINVEGFRLRVQVQPLELPMLTTIQVSSQMNEQRVLVSGFPAGLKLSEEELLDKLEIFFGKSKNGGGDVETRELLQGSVMLGFAKDTGKGLVGEARAGAPGHGRGEPLMPKVPHSLSLQWPSTCARRASSQCHWASCPLPYSHGRHLPRPLPPPAPQPNLHEPLPSSRLLFQVSSLPVPHSALVLNIPDVLDGPELQDVLEIHFQKPTHGGGEVEAVTVMPLGQQGLAVFTAKLG; from the exons ATG GCCCTCCAAGCCCTTCAGGAGGAACAGGCCAAACTAAAGACCAGGCTACAGGAGCTGAAAAGGAAGCTCAGGGACAACCCCCAAGACAAG gtcCCATTCCCAGTGCCTGAGGCCACCCTAGTGTTCCGAGGAGACATTCAGCAGGGCAAGGAAACGGCCAAGTCTGTGGTTTCTCACCTGCGGATCTGTTACCCTCTGCCTGGAGGCTCTGCTCTGGTCACCTTTGATGACCCCAATG TGGCCAAGCAGGTGCTGCAGCAAACGGAGCACACGATCAATGTGGAAGGGTTCCGACTGCGGGTGCAGGTCCAGCCCTTGGAGCTGCCCATGCTGACCACCATCCAG GTGTCCAGCCAGATGAATGAACAGAGAGTACTGGTCAGTGGGTTTCCTGCCGGGCTTAAGCTAAGCGAGGAGGAGCTGCTGGACAAGTTGGAGATCTTCTTTGGCAAGAGCAAGAACGGGGGTGGCGACGTGGAGACGCGGGAACTGCTGCAAGGCAGCGTCATGCTGGGCTTCGCTAAGGATACGGGTAAGGGCCTTGTCGGCGAGGCGAGAGCAGGGGCACCAGGCCACGGGAGGGGAGAGCCCTTGATGCCGAAGGTCCCCCACTCCCTGTCCCTGCAGTGGCCCAGCACCTGTGCCAGACGGGCCAGTTCACAGTGCCACTGG gcctcctgccccctcccataCTCCCACGGTCGCCACCTGCCCCGACCTCTgccgcccccggccccccagcCCAACCTGCACGAGCCCCTGCCCAGCTCCCGGCTCCTTTTCCAGGTCAGCTCCCTGCCAGTGCCCCACTCGGCGCTGGTGCTCAACATTCCCGATGTCCTGGATGGCCCGGAGCTACAAGACGTGCTGGAGATCCACTTCCAGAAGCCCACccatgggggcggggaggtggaaGCCGTGACAGTCATGCCCCTGGGACAGCAGGGCCTGGCGGTCTTCACTGCCAAGTTGGGCTAG
- the IFI35 gene encoding interferon-induced 35 kDa protein isoform X1, whose product MALQALQEEQAKLKTRLQELKRKLRDNPQDKVPFPVPEATLVFRGDIQQGKETAKSVVSHLRICYPLPGGSALVTFDDPNVAKQVLQQTEHTINVEGFRLRVQVQPLELPMLTTIQVSSQMNEQRVLVSGFPAGLKLSEEELLDKLEIFFGKSKNGGGDVETRELLQGSVMLGFAKDTVAQHLCQTGQFTVPLGKQQFPLRVSPYMSGKIQKAEVSGKVEDGDWTRSPVCLPETCPGKDHSPETPLTYPLPTSPGLLPPPILPRSPPAPTSAAPGPPAQPARAPAQLPAPFPGQLPASAPLGAGAQHSRCPGWPGATRRAGDPLPEAHPWGRGGGSRDSHAPGTAGPGGLHCQVGLGACPAHHPRPSARVLKPGWGWTHTQEREIMPVNGRRDCEL is encoded by the exons ATG GCCCTCCAAGCCCTTCAGGAGGAACAGGCCAAACTAAAGACCAGGCTACAGGAGCTGAAAAGGAAGCTCAGGGACAACCCCCAAGACAAG gtcCCATTCCCAGTGCCTGAGGCCACCCTAGTGTTCCGAGGAGACATTCAGCAGGGCAAGGAAACGGCCAAGTCTGTGGTTTCTCACCTGCGGATCTGTTACCCTCTGCCTGGAGGCTCTGCTCTGGTCACCTTTGATGACCCCAATG TGGCCAAGCAGGTGCTGCAGCAAACGGAGCACACGATCAATGTGGAAGGGTTCCGACTGCGGGTGCAGGTCCAGCCCTTGGAGCTGCCCATGCTGACCACCATCCAG GTGTCCAGCCAGATGAATGAACAGAGAGTACTGGTCAGTGGGTTTCCTGCCGGGCTTAAGCTAAGCGAGGAGGAGCTGCTGGACAAGTTGGAGATCTTCTTTGGCAAGAGCAAGAACGGGGGTGGCGACGTGGAGACGCGGGAACTGCTGCAAGGCAGCGTCATGCTGGGCTTCGCTAAGGATACGG TGGCCCAGCACCTGTGCCAGACGGGCCAGTTCACAGTGCCACTGGGTAAGCAGCAGTTCCCTCTGAGAGTCTCTCCCTACATGAGTGGAAAGATCCAGAAGGCTGAGGTAAGTGGGAAGGTGGAAGATGGGGACTGGACCCGGTCACCTGTCTGCCTGCCAGAAACTTGCCCAGGGAAGGATCACAGCCCCGAAACCCCACTGACCTACCCACTGCCAACCTCTCCaggcctcctgccccctcccataCTCCCACGGTCGCCACCTGCCCCGACCTCTgccgcccccggccccccagcCCAACCTGCACGAGCCCCTGCCCAGCTCCCGGCTCCTTTTCCAGGTCAGCTCCCTGCCAGTGCCCCACTCGGCGCTGGTGCTCAACATTCCCGATGTCCTGGATGGCCCGGAGCTACAAGACGTGCTGGAGATCCACTTCCAGAAGCCCACccatgggggcggggaggtggaaGCCGTGACAGTCATGCCCCTGGGACAGCAGGGCCTGGCGGTCTTCACTGCCAAGTTGGGCTAGGAGCCTGCCCCGCTCATCACCCCCGCCCCTCTGCCAGGGTTCTCAAACCAGGCTGGGgctggacacacacacaggagagagaGATCATGCCGGTCAACGGCAGGAGGGACTGCGAATTGTGA
- the IFI35 gene encoding interferon-induced 35 kDa protein isoform X2, with product MALQALQEEQAKLKTRLQELKRKLRDNPQDKVPFPVPEATLVFRGDIQQGKETAKSVVSHLRICYPLPGGSALVTFDDPNVAKQVLQQTEHTINVEGFRLRVQVQPLELPMLTTIQVSSQMNEQRVLVSGFPAGLKLSEEELLDKLEIFFGKSKNGGGDVETRELLQGSVMLGFAKDTVAQHLCQTGQFTVPLGLLPPPILPRSPPAPTSAAPGPPAQPARAPAQLPAPFPGQLPASAPLGAGAQHSRCPGWPGATRRAGDPLPEAHPWGRGGGSRDSHAPGTAGPGGLHCQVGLGACPAHHPRPSARVLKPGWGWTHTQEREIMPVNGRRDCEL from the exons ATG GCCCTCCAAGCCCTTCAGGAGGAACAGGCCAAACTAAAGACCAGGCTACAGGAGCTGAAAAGGAAGCTCAGGGACAACCCCCAAGACAAG gtcCCATTCCCAGTGCCTGAGGCCACCCTAGTGTTCCGAGGAGACATTCAGCAGGGCAAGGAAACGGCCAAGTCTGTGGTTTCTCACCTGCGGATCTGTTACCCTCTGCCTGGAGGCTCTGCTCTGGTCACCTTTGATGACCCCAATG TGGCCAAGCAGGTGCTGCAGCAAACGGAGCACACGATCAATGTGGAAGGGTTCCGACTGCGGGTGCAGGTCCAGCCCTTGGAGCTGCCCATGCTGACCACCATCCAG GTGTCCAGCCAGATGAATGAACAGAGAGTACTGGTCAGTGGGTTTCCTGCCGGGCTTAAGCTAAGCGAGGAGGAGCTGCTGGACAAGTTGGAGATCTTCTTTGGCAAGAGCAAGAACGGGGGTGGCGACGTGGAGACGCGGGAACTGCTGCAAGGCAGCGTCATGCTGGGCTTCGCTAAGGATACGG TGGCCCAGCACCTGTGCCAGACGGGCCAGTTCACAGTGCCACTGG gcctcctgccccctcccataCTCCCACGGTCGCCACCTGCCCCGACCTCTgccgcccccggccccccagcCCAACCTGCACGAGCCCCTGCCCAGCTCCCGGCTCCTTTTCCAGGTCAGCTCCCTGCCAGTGCCCCACTCGGCGCTGGTGCTCAACATTCCCGATGTCCTGGATGGCCCGGAGCTACAAGACGTGCTGGAGATCCACTTCCAGAAGCCCACccatgggggcggggaggtggaaGCCGTGACAGTCATGCCCCTGGGACAGCAGGGCCTGGCGGTCTTCACTGCCAAGTTGGGCTAGGAGCCTGCCCCGCTCATCACCCCCGCCCCTCTGCCAGGGTTCTCAAACCAGGCTGGGgctggacacacacacaggagagagaGATCATGCCGGTCAACGGCAGGAGGGACTGCGAATTGTGA
- the VAT1 gene encoding synaptic vesicle membrane protein VAT-1 homolog: MSAETEVAEAATVVVAAAEAGAGEDASSQLLKAEAAGDAQPPAASEGPVAPSPPPLRCLVLTGFGGYDKVKLQTRPAAPPAPGTGQLTLRVKACGLNFSDLMARQGLYDRLPPLPLTPGMEGAGVVIAVGEGVNDRKVGDRVMVLIRSGMWQEEVTVPSAQTFLMPEAMTFEEAAALLVNYITAYMVLFDFGNLRPGHSVLVHMAAGGVGMAALQLCHTVENVTVFGTASASKHEVLKESGVTHPIDYHTTDYVEEIRKISPKGVDIVLDPLGGSDTAKGYNLLKPMGKVVTYGMANLLTGPKRNLMAVARTWWNQFSVTALQLLPANRAVCGFHLGYLEGEVELVSGVVTRLVALYNQGHIKPHIDSVWPFEKVADAMRQMQEKRNVGKVLLVPGPEKEN, translated from the exons ATGTCCGCCGAGACGGAGGTAGCCGAGGCGGCCACCGTGGTGGTGGCGGCGGCCgaggcaggggctggagaagATGCCTCTTCGCAGCTCCTGAAGGCGGAGGCAGCCGGCGACGCCCAGCCACCCGCGGCCTCCGAGGGGCCCGTCGCCCCTTCGCCGCCGCCGCTGCGCTGCCTGGTGCTCACCGGCTTCGGTGGCTACGACAAGGTGAAGTTGCAGACCCGGCCGGCCGCTCCCCCGGCCCCCGGGACCGGCCAGCTGACGCTGCGTGTCAAGGCCTGCGGGCTCAACTTCTCAGACCTTATGGCCCGGCAGGGGCTGTACGACCGGCTGCCGCCGCTGCCCCTCACTCCCGGCATGGAGGGCGCGGGCGTGGTGATCGCTGTGGGAGAGGGAGTTAACGACCGCAAG GTAGGGGACCGGGTGATGGTGTTGATCCGGTCAGGCATGTGGCAGGAGGAGGTGACTGTGCCTTCGGCCCAGACCTTCCTAATGCCTGAGGCCATGACCTTTGAAGAAGCTGCTGCCTTGCTGGTCAATTACATCACAGCCTACATGGTCCTCTTTGACTTTGGCAACCTACGGCCTGGCCACAGCGTCTTGGTACACATGGCTGCAG GGGGTGTGGGTATGGCTGCCTTGCAGCTGTGCCATACAGTAGAGAATGTGACGGTGTTCGGAACGGCCTCAGCCAGCAAGCATGAGGTGCTGAAGGAGAGCGGAGTCACACACCCCATCGACTACCACACGACTGACTACGTAGAGGAGATCAGGAAGATCTCTCCCAAAG GAGTGGACATCGTCCTGGACCCTCTGGGTGGGTCAGATACGGCCAAGGGCTACAACCTCCTCAAACCCATGGGCAAAGTAGTCACTTATG GAATGGCCAACTTGCTAACGGGCCCCAAGCGGAACCTGATGGCCGTGGCGCGCACATGGTGGAATCAGTTCAGCGTGACAGCTCTGCAGCTGCTGCCGGCCAACCGAGCCGTGTGTGGCTTCCACCTGGGCTACCTGGAGGGCGAGGTGGAGCTGGTCAGCGGTGTGGTGACCCGCCTCGTGGCTCTGTACAACCAGGGCCACATCAAACCCCACATCGACTCCGTGTGGCCCTTCGAGAAG GTGGCGGATGCCATGAGGCAGATGCAGGAGAAGAGGAACGTGGGCAAAGTCCTCCTGGTGCCTGGGCCGGAGAAGGAGAACTAG